From the genome of Malus sylvestris chromosome 6, drMalSylv7.2, whole genome shotgun sequence, one region includes:
- the LOC126626839 gene encoding uncharacterized protein LOC126626839: MENAPGNLKLLAPSIKKEIVNSCALETLDAIMDGLKDRFFSILVDEARDVSVKEQMAMVLRYVDDNGHVIERFVGIQYVTDTTSSSLKDAIDTLFSCNGLSISKLRGQGYDGASNMRGELNGLKTKILREQPCAYYVHCFAHQLQLALVAVAKNNIDIASFFATANNVVNHVGASCKRRDSLRGQLQEELVIAFENDCLITGRGLNQETSLKRAGDTRWNSHYGTLISIISMFSSVVHLLQMVIDDNPNESAGEANTLMRVILTFEFVFHLFLMKVILGLTNDLSQALQRKDQEIVNAMALVKSCKEKLYWMRNNGFDALVDEVSSFCEKHHIDVPNMEEAFILPGR, encoded by the coding sequence ATGGAAAATGCTCCGGGGAATCTCAAATTACTAGCTCCTtccattaaaaaagaaattgtgaattcatGTGCCCTTGAAACACTTGATGCTATCATGGATGGTCTAAAAGATAGATTCTTTTCAATATTGGTGGATGAAGCACGTGATGTGTCTGTGAAAGAGCAAATGGCTATGGTGTTGCGTTATGTGGATGACAACGGGCATGTAATTGAAAGATTTGTGGGTATCCAATATGTTACCGACACTACTTCAAGTTCACTAAAGGATGCTATTGACACATTGTTTTCTTGCAACGGTTTGAGCATTTCCAAGCTACGAGGACAAGGTTATGATGGTGCTAGCAATATGAGAGGTGAGTTGAAtggccttaaaacaaagatattgaGAGAACAACCTTGTGCATATTATGTTCATTGCTTTGCTCATCAACTTCAACTAGCTCTTGTTGCCGTAGCAAAGAATAATATAGACATTGCCTCTTTTTTTGCAACGGCTAATAATGTGGTTAATCATGTTGGAGCATCTTGTAAGCGGCGTGATTCACTTAGAGGGCAACTTCAAGAAGAGCTTGTGATAGCTTTTGAAAATGATTGTCTTATAACGGGGCGAGgcttaaatcaagaaacaagtcTCAAACGTGCCGGTGACACACGATGGAACTCACACTATGGTACCTTGATTAGCATCATTTCTATGTTTTCATCCGTGGTTCATTTGCTTCAAATGGTTATTGATGATAATCCCAATGAAAGTGCGGGTGAAGCAAATACGTTAATGAGAGTGATACTtacttttgagtttgtgtttcaccttttcttgatgaaagTTATATTGGGACTCACAAATGATTtgtcacaagcattgcaaaggaaagatcaagaaattgtgaatgcaatggctTTAGTGAAATCATGCAAGGAAAAGCTATATTGGATGAGGAATAATGGGTTCGATGCATTGGTTGATGAAgtatcttctttttgtgaaaaacatcatATTGATGTTCCTAACATGGAAGAGGCATTTATACTTCCAGGGAGGTAA